The Xiphophorus maculatus strain JP 163 A chromosome 21, X_maculatus-5.0-male, whole genome shotgun sequence genome window below encodes:
- the enkur gene encoding enkurin has protein sequence MSEAIYPSGSVYDWIPKEQEEIKKPPRYVSKFRPAVILEEKLTKDAKKTMGPPKVELPSPDKYLKKHSKHPKPPEKSEDGYKTRTCTVKKPMVPRRTEKPLMGIQTKRDFLQTTVMFPMKPKATSVDTKKGHKQLLENSGLVPKYVMKKDYGEVPTYLQLRSEAERKAQAEYQRLAGEQNVLERLTEEEHQAVLKGLKKKWDELHREYQGLPLLIDTPSKKTRKIRLEEKMSQLEKDISFFERFKTIFIYDD, from the exons ATGTCTGAAGCCATCTACCCATCAGGAAGCGTCTACGACTGGATCCCAAAGGAGcaagaggaaattaaaaaacCACCAAG ATATGTATCCAAGTTCAGGCCAGCTGTCATTCTTGAGGAGAAGCTAACCAAAGATGCGAAGAAGACTATGGGACCACCAAAAGTGGAACTGCCGTCTCCGGATAAGTACCTGAAAAAACACTCGAAGCATCCCAAACCACCTGAGA AGTCTGAAGATGGATATAAGACTCGGACCTGCACAGTGAAGAAGCCAATGGTCCCTAGGCGGACCGAGAAACCACTGATGGGGATCCAAACCAAAAGGGATTTCCTACAGACTACTGTCATGTTTCCCATGAAGCCTAAAGCCACTTCTGTTGACACAAAGAAAGGACACAAACAGCTCCTGGAGAACTCTGGACTTGTCCCTAAATACGTCATGAAAAAG GATTACGGTGAAGTACCGACGTATCTGCAGCTGCGCAGTGAAGCCGAGCGGAAGGCCCAGGCGGAGTACCAGCGCCTGGCAGGGGAGCAGAATGTGCTGGAGCGGCTAACGGAGGAGGAACATCAGGCCGTCCTGAAG GGCCTGAAGAAGAAGTGGGATGAACTCCACCGTGAATATCAGGGCCTTCCTCTCCTCATCGACACGCCGTCAAAGAAAACCCGGAAGATCCGCCTGGAGGAGAAGATGAGTCAACTGGAGAAGGACATCAGCTTCTTTGAAAGgttcaaaaccatttttatttacgaTGATTAG
- the thnsl1 gene encoding threonine synthase-like 1 gives MGLLSAIQLSSRTTRCHLCQLSTSKSWFSTKSAPLGGKNILLMGPPGAGKTTVGKIVANKLGLPAVDVDDDVLEPAWKMPVAAKLAEVGGRRFLEEEGQTLSNFSASGCIVSLTGSNPLHGEAMQHLKQNGVVVYLDVDSRDIMERLGRMKVNRIVGQENGVSMRDILLYRKQFYEKWLDVRVFCGLGDAVEEVAEKFLRAVERYLEHDEETYVSTRSGGSELPNRKTYFSDVVIEGLAADGGLYVPKKGFPNVPKGEWLRLISMSYPERASVLLEKCIHPLDVSPLDLRSMVFKAYGDNFSSDKVAPVKHLVQNQYIQELFHGPTASFKDLALQLMPQLFAHCLPPMCNFLILVATSGDTGSAVLSGFSQLSGADRHRTGVLVFFPEEGVSEVQKLQMTSFREGNARAVSVLSDFDFCQKSIKKMFGESGLTGHLAVEYGTVLSTANSINWARLLPQVVYHSSCYLDLCRDGVINFGDPVDVCIPTGNFGNAMSALYAKQMCIPIRKVICASNHNRVVSDFITTGQYDLQGRPLLLSHSPAIDILKSSNLERFIHHVSGGNSRLVDDLFAHLDAQKRFQLPERLLGRMQQEVQAGWCSEEDCLAAVQELHTLTGYLMDTHTAVAKVVADRLQDGSCPTVLCSTAHYGKFAPAVFKALRIQNVSLDPMKQLEQLEAAASEPAAHGKMMKCLRQRGSGHRALQADYSVLVEEVESMIQDSFLKVS, from the exons ATGGGCTTACTCAGCGCCATTCAGCTTTCCTCGAGGACCACAAGATGCCATCTGTGCCAACTTTCCACATCAAAGTCATGGTTTTCCACAAAATCCGCCCCACTGGGGGGCAAAAACATTCTGCTGATGGGTCCGCCCGGAGCAGGAAAGACAACAGTTGGGAAAATTGTGGCCAACAAACTGGGCCTGCCTGCCGTAGACGTCGATGACGATGTCTTAGAACCGGCGTGGAAGATGCCGGTTGCAGCCAAGCTAGCGGAGGTCGGAGGAAGGCGTTTTCTGGAGGAGGAAGGCCAGACTTTGAGTAACTTCTCTGCATCTGGATGCATCGTCTCCCTGACAGGCTCCAATCCCCTTCATGGCGAAGCTATGCAGCACTTGAAGCAGAACGGGGTTGTGGTTTACCTGGACGTGGACAGCCGGGACATCATGGAGAGACTCGGCAGGATGAAGGTTAACCGGATAGTGGGCCAAGAAAATGGGGTGTCCATGAGAGATATTTTACTGTACAGGAAGCAGTTCTACGAGAAATGGCTGGACGTGAGGGTGTTTTGTGGATTGGGAGACGCAGTGGAGGAAGTGGCAGAGAAGTTTTTGAGGGCAGTGGAGAGATATCTGGAACACGATGAGGAGACTTATGTTTCAACCCGGAGTGGCGGCTCAGAATTACCCAATCGAAAAACGTATTTCAGTGATGTGGTTATCGAGGGCCTGGCTGCAGATGGAGGTCTTTATGTTCCCAAAAAAGGCTTTCCAAACGTTCCTAAAGGTGAATGGCTCAGATTAATTTCCATGTCATACCCAGAGAGAGCTTCGGTTTTGCTGGAAAAGTGCATCCACCCACTGGACGTCTCTCCTCTGGACCTCAGGAGTATGGTATTTAAAGCATATGGAGACAATTTTTCCAGTGACAAAGTTGCTCCTGTGAAGCATCTTGTTCAAAATCAATACATCCAAGAGCTTTTCCACGGTCCAACTGCCTCGTTTAAAGACCTCGCCTTGCAGCTGATGCCCCAACTCTTCGCCCACTGCCTCCCACCAATGTGTAACTTCCTCATCCTGGTCGCCACGTCTGGGGACACAGGCAGCGCCGTCCTGAGCGGCTTCAGCCAACTGAGCGGCGCCGACAGACACCGGACAGGCGTGTTGGTGTTTTTCCCAGAAGAAGGAGTGAGTGAGGTCCAGAAGCTGCAGATGACGAGCTTCAGGGAAGGCAACGCCAGAGCAGTCAGTGTCCTGTCAGACTTTGACTTCTGTCAGAAGAGCATCAAGAAGATGTTTGGTGAGTCGGGGCTGACAGGGCATCTCGCTGTGGAGTACGGTACCGTCCTCAGCACCGCCAACTCCATCAACTGGGCACGGCTATTGCCGCAG GTTGTTTATCACTCTTCTTGCTATTTGGATCTGTGCAGAGATGGTGTGATTAACTTTGGAGATCCTGTGGATGTTTGTATTCCTACTGGGAACTTTGGTAATGCCATGTCAGCGTTGTACGCCAAGCAAATGTGCATCCCGATAAGAAAAGTCATCTGTGCGTCCAACCACAACCGAGTCGTGTCGGACTTCATCACCACAGGCCAGTATGACCTCCAGGGTCGCCCCCTGCTGCTCTCCCACTCCCCCGCCATAGACATCCTGAAGTCCTCCAACCTGGAGAGGTTCATCCACCATGTCTCAGGAGGAAACAGCCGCCTGGTCGACGACCTCTTCGCTCACTTAGACGCTCAGAAACGCTTCCAGCTTCCTGAGCGTCTCCTCGGCAGGATGCAGCAGGAGGTGCAGGCCGGCTGGTGCTCTGAGGAGGACTGCTTGGCCGCCGTCCAGGAGCTCCACACTCTGACGGGATACCTGATGGATACGCACACCGCCGTGGCGAAAGTGGTGGCTGATCGGCTGCAGGATGGATCATGCCCTACGGTGCTCTGCTCCACGGCGCACTACGGGAAATTTGCTCCCGCCGTGTTCAAAGCTCTTCGGATCCAGAATGTTTCTCTGGATCCCATGAAGCAGCTGGAGCAGCTGGAAGCGGCCGCGTCCGAACCGGCAGCACACGGAAAGATGATGAAATGCCTGAGGCAGAGAGGGAGCGGACACAGAGCTCTTCAGGCAGATTACAGCGTtctggtggaggaggtggagagcATGATACAGGACTCCTTCCTCAAAGTGTCATAG